Genomic DNA from Candidatus Bathyarchaeia archaeon:
GGTTAGAGGAGAAAGGCTACTGGGTTAGAATGTTAGGGGAAACTCGTTTTCCCTTTGAAACCATCGTCTGCATTGAAGCGAGACGGAGGCTAATTTTCGGTTGTATGGAGTTTAAGACCCAAGATCACCTCTAAACACCGCACAACCGCACGGGCCGCTGCTGGGTCAGGGTGTTCAGGATCTTCTATGTTTGGTTCACTTCTTCCAAAGAGGCAGATGCCCTCTATCCCTCTAAGTTTGGCGAACCCGAAAACTAAACCTGAGAAACCGTAGAAGGGGCCAATATATCCAACATCAATACCGTGACTTTTCATCTCCTCGATGAGATTTAGATCTGTCGCAGCACAACAGACATCCTTCCCCTTATACCCGTAACCAGCTAGTATGAAAATTCTCTTAACCTCGAACTCTTTGAATAGGTCCAGTGCCTTCTCAGCCACCTCAAACTGTCCTTGAAAGTTTGCGTGATAGCCCACAGTTATCAAGAGGTCTGGGTTGTTATGCGAGTAGAAACGGACAGCTGGGAGATCTAAACCTGATTTCACCAATTTTACGCCGCCTGAGCCTGGTAGGGAGGGGTGAGGAGCGTAAGAGGGTTTAGTATAGTAGATAACTGGGAAATAGGGTGAGTAGAGTTCGGCAAATAGTGAAGCCCTCAAGCCCTCGACGAGGTACTCTACAGCCAATTTACCGATCGACCTGAGACCTGGAGAGCCTACAATGGCTATTGGCTCCCTTAAAACTGGCCTT
This window encodes:
- a CDS encoding PAC2 family protein, producing the protein MAVEYLVEGLRASLFAELYSPYFPVIYYTKPSYAPHPSLPGSGGVKLVKSGLDLPAVRFYSHNNPDLLITVGYHANFQGQFEVAEKALDLFKEFEVKRIFILAGYGYKGKDVCCAATDLNLIEEMKSHGIDVGYIGPFYGFSGLVFGFAKLRGIEGICLFGRSEPNIEDPEHPDPAAARAVVRCLEVILGLKLHTTEN